The Sphingomonas sanxanigenens DSM 19645 = NX02 genome includes a region encoding these proteins:
- a CDS encoding TonB-dependent receptor, with product MSLADIVVTAQKRATNIQDTPIAMRAFDGDAVLKAGVSDVNGLARLAPDLGITNDTQYTKITVRGISSQDHSETADPALTINIDGEYINRPIALNASFFDLERIEVLRGPQGTLYGRNATAGALNIVAAKPKLGDFQGYASGSYGNFNAFTGEAAVNVPLGEKVAVRVSGMHNQHDGYFNNEPAGRGSAGNTDAVRASIYAEPLAGVRVYLAGEYVNVDTTGIAQYGIVVANNGVLANPAFASGIVDVIPSTPALEGGGVPLRLRFDPPKSSFPLGSLGFTRIEQYAVRGRVDVDVGSIGTLSYIGGYRDVNSDVNQPLNGFAPTTFVQMYQKDSETQSHEIRLSGGEEGGFVYQVGGFYFNEDQYMAQGLFLPLAAGGSFLNYFYRPYVKNKSVAGFAQATMPLIEDTLSVTAGIRYTKDKKSALFINYGPQFGRGSAPPAQDDTTRPGRVEFNPTPLDDDQVTWTVGLDYNPSRDHLIYGKVSTGYKAGGFDNVGSFGAEKLTAYEIGSKNSFAGRTIQFNAAAFYYDYKDQQIPIFLDTSVGSQVVNAGKSRIWGIETDTTILLSPNDRFTATVNYLDAKLTQFEAARLGLSGTIADSDPSTPGLQPFDLSGNRPVQSPKWTIALGYDHDFYFGDHKLTASLFSRFKSAYFLQPSNSLAEKQEAFTQTDFTLEYSAPGDRFSVQGFVRNIENYKPYAFAGYVNAGGQLLINYIYGTPRTYGVRGTFRF from the coding sequence ATGAGTCTCGCCGACATCGTCGTGACGGCGCAGAAGCGCGCGACAAACATCCAGGACACGCCGATCGCGATGCGGGCGTTCGATGGCGATGCGGTGCTGAAGGCCGGCGTCAGCGATGTGAACGGACTTGCCCGGCTCGCGCCCGATCTCGGCATCACCAACGATACGCAATATACCAAGATCACCGTGCGCGGCATCTCGAGTCAGGATCATAGCGAGACCGCCGATCCTGCGCTGACGATCAATATCGATGGCGAATATATCAACCGGCCGATCGCGCTGAATGCGAGCTTCTTCGATTTGGAGCGGATCGAGGTGCTGCGCGGGCCGCAGGGCACGCTCTATGGGCGCAACGCAACCGCGGGCGCGCTCAACATTGTCGCGGCAAAGCCGAAGCTCGGCGACTTCCAGGGCTATGCCAGCGGCAGCTATGGCAATTTCAACGCCTTCACCGGCGAGGCCGCCGTCAACGTGCCGCTGGGCGAGAAGGTGGCGGTGCGGGTCAGCGGCATGCACAACCAGCATGACGGCTATTTCAACAACGAACCGGCCGGCCGCGGCAGCGCGGGCAATACCGATGCCGTCCGCGCGTCGATCTATGCCGAACCGCTCGCCGGTGTCCGCGTCTATCTTGCCGGTGAATATGTCAACGTCGATACGACCGGCATCGCCCAATATGGCATCGTCGTCGCCAACAATGGCGTGCTCGCCAACCCGGCTTTCGCCAGCGGGATCGTCGACGTCATTCCCTCGACCCCTGCCCTCGAGGGCGGCGGCGTGCCGCTGCGCCTGCGGTTCGATCCGCCGAAATCCTCGTTTCCGCTCGGCAGCCTCGGCTTTACGCGGATCGAGCAATATGCCGTTCGCGGCCGCGTCGACGTTGATGTCGGCTCCATCGGCACGTTGAGCTATATTGGCGGCTACCGTGATGTAAATTCGGACGTGAACCAGCCGCTCAACGGCTTCGCGCCGACCACCTTCGTCCAGATGTATCAGAAGGACTCCGAAACGCAGAGCCATGAAATCCGCCTGTCCGGCGGAGAGGAGGGCGGATTTGTCTATCAGGTCGGCGGGTTCTACTTCAACGAAGACCAGTATATGGCGCAGGGCCTGTTTCTTCCGCTCGCGGCGGGCGGCAGCTTCCTGAACTATTTCTATCGGCCTTATGTCAAGAACAAGTCCGTGGCCGGATTTGCGCAGGCGACGATGCCGCTGATCGAGGACACGCTGAGCGTCACCGCCGGCATCCGCTACACCAAGGACAAGAAATCAGCGCTTTTCATCAACTACGGCCCTCAGTTCGGCCGCGGATCCGCCCCGCCGGCGCAGGATGACACGACACGGCCGGGCCGCGTCGAATTCAATCCGACGCCGCTCGACGACGATCAGGTCACCTGGACGGTCGGCCTCGACTATAATCCAAGCCGCGATCATCTGATCTACGGCAAGGTCAGCACCGGCTACAAGGCGGGCGGGTTCGACAATGTCGGTTCGTTCGGCGCGGAAAAACTGACCGCCTACGAGATCGGGTCGAAGAACAGCTTTGCTGGCCGGACGATCCAGTTCAACGCTGCCGCATTCTATTATGACTATAAGGATCAGCAGATCCCGATCTTTCTCGACACCAGCGTGGGCTCCCAGGTCGTGAACGCCGGCAAGTCGCGGATCTGGGGCATCGAGACCGACACCACCATCCTGCTTTCGCCGAACGACCGCTTCACGGCAACGGTCAACTATCTCGACGCAAAGCTCACCCAGTTCGAGGCGGCGCGGCTGGGCCTGAGCGGAACGATCGCGGACAGCGACCCGTCCACGCCGGGGCTGCAGCCGTTCGACCTCAGCGGCAATCGCCCGGTCCAGTCACCGAAATGGACGATCGCGTTGGGCTATGACCACGACTTCTACTTCGGCGACCATAAGCTGACGGCGAGCCTGTTCAGCCGGTTCAAATCGGCCTATTTCCTGCAGCCGAGCAATTCCCTGGCCGAGAAGCAGGAGGCGTTCACGCAGACCGACTTCACGCTCGAATATTCGGCGCCGGGGGATCGATTCAGCGTGCAGGGCTTCGTTCGCAATATCGAAAACTACAAGCCCTATGCATTCGCCGGATATGTCAACGCCGGCGGGCAGCTTCTGATCAACTATATCTATGGCACGCCGCGCACCTATGGCGTGCGCGGAACCTTCCGGTTCTGA
- a CDS encoding MFS transporter, whose protein sequence is MATASATNLAPAAVSPDRPDRIQAWEKVSYGLGDFACGLSWNAVGAFLLYFYTNVALLPAAAVGTLFLLSRLLDAGIDLSVGLMVDRTRSRWGRTRPYFLFAALPFSILLVLTFTTIDASVGAKLAYAYVTFTLLGILYSFLAVPFSALMPMMTSDHGDRMQLGSARAIGTSASVILATVATMPLVALLGDGDERRGFLYVAAIFAVLTFAALINLVFSCRERHHDAAPAAGAVWPAIGEMLRNRAWLVTFLFCTLNFLRFGVVISVTAFFAIEVMRAPWMIGILLPAVSGTLIFSAMIAPMLFRRTGIRKGCIAALVIAIALHAVLPLVEAHHLLFLAVFLVAAVLISLTMTAIFTMAADAVDYHEWQFGSRNEGLLSSGISLSTKVGMAIGTALVAYTLAIAGYDPNAVTDGARAAIRWSYYGAPILIMLLQIGTMIFWPMDRFQRPSR, encoded by the coding sequence ATGGCGACGGCAAGCGCGACGAACCTGGCCCCGGCTGCCGTCTCGCCCGACCGGCCGGACCGCATCCAGGCCTGGGAGAAGGTGAGCTATGGCCTCGGCGATTTCGCCTGCGGCCTGAGCTGGAACGCGGTGGGCGCGTTCCTCCTTTATTTCTACACCAATGTCGCGCTGCTGCCGGCCGCCGCCGTCGGCACGCTGTTCCTGCTTTCCCGCCTGCTCGATGCCGGCATCGACCTGAGCGTCGGCCTGATGGTCGATCGCACGCGGTCGCGCTGGGGCCGCACCCGCCCCTACTTCCTGTTCGCCGCGCTGCCCTTCTCGATCCTGCTGGTGCTGACCTTCACCACGATCGACGCCTCGGTCGGTGCCAAGCTGGCCTATGCCTATGTGACCTTCACCCTGCTGGGCATTCTCTATTCCTTCCTCGCCGTCCCCTTCTCGGCGCTGATGCCGATGATGACGTCCGACCATGGCGATCGCATGCAGTTGGGCAGCGCGCGTGCGATCGGCACATCGGCGTCGGTGATCCTCGCCACCGTGGCGACGATGCCGCTGGTCGCGTTGCTGGGTGACGGCGACGAGCGGCGGGGTTTCCTGTATGTGGCGGCAATCTTCGCCGTCCTGACCTTCGCCGCGCTGATCAACCTCGTGTTCAGCTGCCGGGAGCGCCACCATGACGCGGCGCCCGCCGCCGGCGCGGTCTGGCCGGCGATCGGCGAGATGCTTCGCAACCGTGCGTGGCTCGTCACCTTCCTGTTCTGCACGCTGAACTTCCTGCGCTTCGGCGTGGTGATTTCGGTCACCGCCTTCTTCGCGATAGAGGTCATGCGCGCGCCCTGGATGATCGGCATATTGCTGCCTGCCGTTTCGGGCACGCTGATCTTCAGCGCGATGATCGCACCGATGCTGTTCAGGCGAACCGGGATCCGCAAGGGCTGCATCGCCGCGCTCGTGATCGCCATCGCGCTGCACGCGGTGCTGCCGCTGGTCGAGGCGCATCACCTGCTGTTCCTTGCCGTCTTCCTCGTCGCGGCGGTTCTGATCAGCCTGACGATGACGGCGATCTTCACGATGGCGGCTGACGCGGTCGACTATCATGAGTGGCAGTTCGGCAGCCGCAACGAAGGGCTGCTCTCGTCGGGCATCAGCCTGTCGACCAAGGTCGGCATGGCGATCGGCACCGCGCTTGTCGCCTATACGCTGGCGATCGCGGGCTATGATCCCAACGCGGTGACCGACGGCGCACGCGCAGCGATCCGCTGGTCCTATTACGGCGCCCCCATCCTCATCATGCTCCTGCAGATCGGCACGATGATCTTCTGGCCGATGGACCGGTTCCAGCGCCCGTCACGCTGA
- a CDS encoding TIM barrel protein, with amino-acid sequence MTISACVEWLFKDEHAELPDRIRAAKAAGLGGVEFHLWRDKPIDAIKVALDETGLPLTSFCVDPRRSLVDPAQHDEFLGAVTDTIETAKRLGRPPLIVASGFIREGVDLAEQRAEAVKVLRKAAALAEAAGITLLLEPLNTIVSHPGMYLSSTTLALDIIEEVGSDHLRLLYDVFHSHVMGEDMEAVLRGRIHLVHHIQFADDPGRSEPGTGTIDWPATVATLRGLGYQGAFGLEYLPTLPSAESIAQTRAATGL; translated from the coding sequence ATGACGATTTCAGCGTGCGTCGAATGGCTGTTCAAGGATGAGCATGCGGAACTGCCCGATCGCATCCGCGCTGCGAAGGCGGCGGGGCTCGGCGGCGTGGAATTCCATCTGTGGCGCGACAAGCCGATCGACGCGATCAAGGTCGCGCTCGACGAGACCGGCCTGCCGTTGACGAGCTTCTGCGTCGATCCGCGGCGCAGCCTCGTCGATCCCGCCCAGCATGATGAATTCCTCGGCGCGGTCACCGACACGATCGAGACCGCGAAGCGGCTGGGCCGCCCGCCGCTGATCGTCGCATCGGGTTTCATCCGCGAGGGCGTGGATCTCGCGGAACAGCGGGCAGAGGCGGTGAAGGTCCTCCGCAAGGCCGCGGCACTGGCCGAGGCGGCAGGCATCACCCTTCTCCTCGAACCACTCAACACGATCGTCTCGCACCCCGGCATGTATCTTTCGAGCACCACGCTGGCGCTCGACATCATCGAGGAGGTTGGCAGCGACCATCTTCGCCTGCTCTACGACGTCTTCCATTCGCACGTGATGGGCGAGGATATGGAAGCGGTGCTGCGCGGCCGCATCCATCTCGTCCACCATATCCAGTTCGCCGACGACCCCGGCCGCAGCGAGCCGGGCACGGGCACGATCGACTGGCCCGCCACCGTCGCGACCTTGCGTGGGCTGGGCTATCAGGGCGCTTTCGGCCTCGAATATCTGCCGACGCTCCCCAGCGCGGAATCGATCGCGCAGACGCGCGCAGCCACCGGGCTCTGA
- the dld gene encoding D-lactate dehydrogenase, translated as MPRQTARRPAVPEQHSFVEQLRATIGRDRVLTGAARTRRYRMGFRFGEGAALAVVRPRSLVEMWRALQLCIAHEKIVIMQAANTGLTGGSTPSGDDYDRDVVIISTTAMSKIHVIDEGRQVICLAGATLYELEAALKPYGREPHSVIGSSCIGASVLGGVCNNSGGALVRRGPAFTELALFAQRQADGALRLVNHLGVDLGDGPEDMLERLDRGAFGAVDIIGDAGRASDHDYATRVRDIAADTPARFNADPQCLFEASGSAGKLAVFAVRLDSFPKDEDSRVFYIGTNDPVELGDIRRAMLERFAELPIAAEYMHRDCFDIANEYGKSTFFAINLLGTERLPMLYTIGAKLSAIASRIGIGADRLGPRLIHGLARLLPRHLPRRLTDYRDRYEHHLILRMGGAGIAEAEAYLGTIFPSARGDFFTCSPAEGEKAFLHRFAAAGAAIQYRKVHADAVAGIIALDIALPRNSVNWVETLPPAIAAQIVHSLYYGHFFCHVFHQDYVLKKGADVHALEQAMLDLLDARGAEYPAEHGVGHLYEAKPALREFYRALDPCNSFNPGIGHSSKRAHWH; from the coding sequence ATGCCGCGGCAAACGGCGCGGCGGCCGGCCGTCCCTGAGCAACACTCCTTCGTCGAGCAGCTTCGCGCGACGATCGGCCGCGACCGGGTGCTGACCGGCGCGGCGCGCACCCGCCGCTACCGGATGGGTTTCCGTTTCGGCGAGGGCGCGGCGCTCGCGGTCGTGCGGCCGCGCAGCCTGGTCGAGATGTGGCGCGCGCTGCAGCTTTGCATCGCGCATGAGAAGATCGTGATCATGCAGGCGGCCAATACCGGCCTCACCGGCGGATCGACGCCTTCGGGCGACGATTATGACCGCGACGTGGTGATCATCAGCACAACCGCCATGTCGAAAATCCATGTGATCGACGAGGGTCGGCAGGTGATCTGCCTTGCCGGCGCGACGCTCTATGAACTCGAGGCCGCGCTGAAGCCTTATGGGCGCGAACCGCATTCGGTCATCGGTTCCTCCTGCATCGGCGCTTCGGTGCTGGGCGGAGTGTGCAACAACAGCGGCGGCGCGCTTGTCCGCCGCGGGCCGGCGTTCACCGAACTCGCGCTGTTTGCGCAACGCCAGGCGGATGGCGCGCTGCGGCTGGTCAATCATCTCGGCGTCGACCTGGGCGACGGCCCCGAGGACATGCTGGAGCGGCTCGATCGCGGTGCGTTCGGTGCGGTGGACATCATCGGCGACGCGGGCCGCGCCTCCGACCATGATTATGCCACGCGCGTGCGCGACATCGCCGCCGACACGCCGGCGCGGTTCAACGCCGATCCGCAATGCCTGTTCGAGGCTTCGGGCAGCGCGGGCAAGCTGGCGGTGTTCGCGGTGCGGCTGGATAGCTTCCCGAAGGATGAGGACAGCCGCGTCTTCTATATCGGCACCAATGATCCGGTCGAACTCGGCGATATCCGCCGGGCGATGCTGGAGCGGTTCGCCGAATTGCCGATCGCGGCCGAATATATGCACCGCGACTGCTTCGACATCGCCAACGAATATGGGAAAAGCACCTTCTTCGCGATCAACCTGCTCGGCACCGAGCGGCTGCCGATGCTTTACACGATCGGCGCGAAGCTGAGCGCGATCGCCAGCCGCATCGGCATCGGCGCGGACCGTCTGGGGCCGCGGCTCATCCACGGCCTCGCCCGGCTGCTGCCGCGGCATCTGCCCCGCCGGCTCACCGACTATCGCGACCGCTATGAGCATCATCTGATCCTGCGCATGGGCGGTGCCGGGATCGCCGAGGCCGAAGCCTATCTGGGCACGATATTCCCTTCGGCGCGTGGCGACTTCTTCACCTGCTCGCCTGCCGAGGGAGAGAAAGCCTTCCTCCACCGCTTCGCTGCGGCGGGCGCCGCGATCCAGTATCGCAAGGTCCACGCCGATGCCGTGGCGGGCATCATCGCGCTCGACATCGCCCTGCCGCGCAACAGCGTGAACTGGGTGGAAACATTACCGCCGGCGATCGCCGCCCAGATCGTCCACAGCCTCTATTACGGCCATTTTTTCTGTCACGTGTTCCATCAGGATTATGTGCTGAAGAAGGGCGCCGATGTGCACGCGCTTGAACAGGCGATGCTCGATCTGCTCGACGCGCGCGGCGCGGAATATCCGGCGGAGCATGGCGTGGGGCACCTCTATGAGGCAAAGCCGGCGCTGCGGGAATTCTACCGGGCGCTGGACCCGTGCAACAGCTTCAATCCCGGGATCGGGCACAGTTCGAAGCGTGCTCACTGGCACTGA
- a CDS encoding FadR/GntR family transcriptional regulator translates to MSSFGSFQKFSEGTLSSHDQVARALGAQIINGVYPPGSKIPGEAEILQRFGVSRTVLREVLKTLTAKGLIVSKTRVGTKVLDPSHWNLFDADVLSWKMSQGLDEAFHGDLTEIRLALEPRAAALAARRRDPAAIKELRDAIEAMRNATESRRHFAEADLFFHKAIGAASGNVLLRSIAAVIETALVASFTMTSPIHDADLHEHNVHSHELIVDAIEAGDEEGAAEAMRRVIKTLAHWRAQAD, encoded by the coding sequence ATGAGTTCGTTCGGAAGCTTCCAGAAATTCAGTGAAGGAACGCTTTCCAGCCACGACCAGGTTGCGCGCGCGCTGGGTGCGCAGATCATCAACGGTGTTTACCCCCCGGGCTCGAAGATCCCCGGCGAGGCTGAAATCCTTCAGCGCTTCGGCGTGTCGCGCACGGTGCTGCGCGAGGTGCTGAAGACCCTGACCGCCAAGGGGCTGATCGTTTCCAAGACACGCGTCGGCACAAAGGTGCTCGATCCCAGTCACTGGAACCTCTTCGATGCCGACGTGCTTTCCTGGAAGATGTCTCAGGGGCTGGACGAGGCATTCCACGGCGATCTGACGGAGATCCGGCTGGCACTGGAACCGCGCGCCGCCGCGCTCGCCGCTCGCCGGCGTGATCCCGCCGCAATCAAGGAACTGCGCGACGCGATCGAGGCAATGCGCAACGCCACGGAATCGCGGCGCCATTTCGCCGAGGCGGATTTGTTCTTCCACAAGGCGATCGGTGCGGCTTCCGGCAATGTGCTGCTGCGATCGATCGCCGCGGTGATCGAGACCGCGCTCGTCGCCTCCTTCACCATGACCTCGCCGATCCACGATGCCGACCTGCACGAGCATAATGTCCACAGCCACGAACTGATCGTCGATGCGATCGAAGCCGGCGACGAGGAAGGTGCGGCGGAGGCGATGCGCAGGGTGATCAAGACGCTCGCGCACTGGCGCGCGCAGGCAGACTGA
- a CDS encoding ROK family protein encodes MTLFGAIEAGGTKFVCGIGDARGGSIETATVRTRDPDSTFAEVGEFFAQAARYGPLGGIGIASFGPVDLNPASPRFGQILATPKPHWEGTDMLGRTRAILDVPIAIETDVNAAAIAEVAAAGPGVKQLAYVTVGTGIGVGLVSEGHPVHGLGHPEAGHILPRRHPLHDGFAGICPFHGDCLEGLASGPAIAAAWGDAAQDLPDDHPFRAVEADYLAQLCMTLFLMMAPERIVLGGGVMKQETLLPMIHAGTAERLAGYFGGATSAEDMAARIVPPACREPSGLIGANLLAEKAARDAA; translated from the coding sequence ATGACCCTGTTCGGCGCCATCGAAGCGGGCGGCACCAAGTTCGTGTGCGGCATCGGCGACGCGCGCGGCGGCTCGATCGAGACGGCGACGGTCCGCACCCGCGATCCCGACAGCACCTTTGCCGAAGTCGGCGAATTCTTCGCGCAGGCGGCGCGCTACGGGCCACTCGGCGGCATCGGCATCGCCAGCTTCGGCCCGGTGGACCTCAACCCCGCCTCGCCGCGCTTCGGGCAGATCCTCGCCACCCCCAAGCCACATTGGGAAGGGACGGACATGCTCGGTCGCACCCGCGCGATCCTCGACGTGCCGATCGCGATCGAAACCGACGTCAACGCCGCCGCGATCGCCGAGGTCGCCGCGGCGGGGCCGGGCGTGAAGCAGCTCGCCTATGTCACCGTGGGCACCGGCATCGGCGTCGGGCTGGTCAGCGAGGGGCATCCCGTGCACGGCCTCGGCCATCCCGAGGCGGGCCATATCCTGCCGCGGCGCCACCCGTTGCATGACGGGTTCGCGGGCATCTGCCCGTTTCATGGCGATTGTCTGGAAGGGCTGGCGAGCGGCCCCGCCATCGCCGCGGCCTGGGGCGATGCCGCGCAGGATCTGCCCGACGATCATCCGTTCCGCGCGGTCGAGGCCGATTATCTCGCCCAGCTCTGCATGACGCTGTTCCTGATGATGGCGCCCGAGCGGATCGTACTGGGCGGCGGCGTGATGAAGCAGGAAACGCTCTTGCCGATGATCCACGCCGGCACCGCCGAACGCCTCGCGGGCTATTTCGGTGGCGCAACGAGCGCGGAAGACATGGCGGCGCGGATCGTGCCGCCGGCCTGCCGCGAGCCATCGGGGCTCATCGGCGCCAATCTGCTGGCGGAGAAGGCGGCGCGCGACGCCGCGTAG
- a CDS encoding cyclase family protein, with the protein MTRRFVDLSITLCNDVVSDPPFLKPEITYQTHMDTAPELGIFFPGVTAQDTPDGAGFAASEWVRLTTHSGTHLDAPYHFHPTMNGGERSITIDEVPLDWCFRPGVKLDFRHYADGYVVTAQDVEDELARIGHVLEPLDIVLVNTAAGKALGRPDYVDVGCGMGYEATMYLTSRGVRVTGTDAWSWDAPFAHTAAKVKETGDTSLIWEGHKAGRDIGYCHLEKLHNLEALPPHGFTVSCFPHKIKGASAGWTRAVAIIED; encoded by the coding sequence ATGACCCGCCGCTTCGTCGACCTGTCGATCACGCTGTGCAACGACGTGGTGAGCGATCCGCCTTTCCTGAAGCCGGAGATCACCTACCAGACGCACATGGATACCGCGCCCGAGCTCGGCATCTTCTTCCCCGGGGTGACGGCGCAGGATACGCCGGACGGCGCTGGGTTCGCGGCATCCGAATGGGTCAGGCTGACCACCCACAGCGGCACCCATCTCGACGCGCCCTATCATTTCCACCCGACCATGAACGGCGGCGAACGCTCGATCACCATTGACGAGGTCCCGCTCGACTGGTGCTTCCGCCCGGGCGTGAAGCTGGACTTCCGCCACTATGCGGACGGCTATGTCGTGACGGCACAGGACGTCGAAGACGAACTCGCCCGCATCGGCCATGTGCTCGAGCCGCTCGACATCGTGCTGGTGAACACGGCAGCGGGCAAGGCGCTGGGCCGGCCCGACTATGTCGATGTCGGGTGCGGCATGGGCTATGAGGCGACGATGTACCTGACGAGCCGCGGCGTGCGCGTGACCGGCACCGACGCGTGGAGCTGGGACGCGCCGTTCGCCCACACCGCGGCGAAGGTGAAGGAGACCGGCGACACCTCGCTGATCTGGGAAGGCCACAAGGCCGGCCGCGACATCGGCTATTGCCACCTCGAGAAGCTGCACAACCTGGAGGCGCTGCCGCCGCATGGCTTCACGGTCAGCTGCTTCCCGCACAAGATCAAGGGGGCGTCGGCCGGCTGGACGCGCGCGGTCGCGATTATCGAGGACTAG
- a CDS encoding fumarylacetoacetate hydrolase family protein, giving the protein MRLATRAKGPPDGQLILVSADGSRALPATGIAATLQYALEEWDGVEADLRRLDARLAAGEGEVLNATDLLAPLPRAWQWLDGSAFPTHGELMQQAFGLPAIETDRPLMYQGMSHRFLSGHEDVPLPDEADGIDFEGEFGVITDFVPMGTCAADALKHVRLVILINDWSLRAIAPVEMKTGFGWVQAKPACSVAPFAVTPDALGDAWADGRIHLPLAVTLNGAWFGHPHGREMEVGFHDLIAHAARTRDLVAGTIIGSGTISNADHATVGSACISERRAIETIAQGKPATAFMRFGDRVRIHAPANGGSPFGVIDQRVVSGRSA; this is encoded by the coding sequence ATGCGGCTCGCGACGCGCGCGAAGGGGCCGCCCGACGGCCAGCTGATCCTCGTCTCGGCGGACGGCAGCCGTGCGCTGCCCGCCACCGGCATCGCCGCGACGCTGCAATATGCTCTCGAGGAGTGGGACGGCGTCGAAGCGGACCTGCGCCGCCTCGATGCGCGGCTGGCCGCGGGCGAAGGCGAGGTGCTGAACGCGACCGACCTGCTCGCGCCGCTGCCCCGCGCCTGGCAATGGCTCGACGGCTCCGCCTTCCCGACGCATGGCGAACTCATGCAGCAGGCGTTCGGCCTGCCGGCGATCGAGACCGACAGGCCGCTGATGTACCAGGGGATGTCGCATCGCTTTCTGTCTGGCCATGAGGATGTGCCGCTGCCCGACGAAGCGGACGGCATCGACTTCGAGGGCGAGTTCGGCGTGATCACCGATTTCGTGCCGATGGGCACGTGTGCCGCCGATGCGCTCAAGCATGTCAGGCTCGTCATCCTCATCAACGACTGGTCGCTGCGCGCGATCGCGCCCGTCGAGATGAAGACCGGCTTCGGCTGGGTGCAGGCCAAGCCGGCATGCAGCGTCGCGCCCTTCGCGGTGACGCCCGATGCGCTGGGCGATGCATGGGCCGATGGTCGCATCCACCTGCCGCTCGCGGTGACACTGAATGGGGCGTGGTTCGGCCATCCCCATGGCCGCGAGATGGAGGTGGGTTTCCACGACCTCATCGCCCATGCCGCGCGCACCCGCGACCTCGTCGCCGGCACGATCATCGGCTCGGGCACAATCTCCAACGCCGATCATGCGACCGTCGGCTCCGCCTGCATCTCCGAACGCCGCGCGATCGAGACGATCGCGCAGGGCAAGCCCGCCACCGCCTTCATGCGCTTCGGCGACCGCGTCCGCATCCATGCTCCGGCAAACGGCGGCTCCCCGTTCGGCGTCATCGATCAGCGCGTGGTGAGCGGCCGTTCCGCCTGA